From a single Lagopus muta isolate bLagMut1 chromosome 30, bLagMut1 primary, whole genome shotgun sequence genomic region:
- the LOC125685944 gene encoding zinc finger protein ZFP2-like isoform X4 — translation MAWRTWQESSAQDHAEERPFKCPECGKSFRSSSNLIRHQRIHTGERPFKCPECGKSFRSSSDLIVHHRIHTGERPFKCPECPKSFKSSAHLTSHQRIHTGERPFKCQECEKTFKCSSHLIHHQYIHTGERPFKCPECGKSFSSSSNLTDHRRIHTGERRFKCPECGKSFSSSSNVIIHQRVHTGERPFKCSECGKSFKSSSTLINHQRIHTEERPFQCPECGKSFKSSSDLLVHLRVHTGYKPYKCSECGKSFKRSSELKCHRRIHTGERPFECSECGKSFSSTSSLSYHQHIHTGERPYQCSECEKSFKTSSYLTVHQRIHTGERPYQCCECGKSFSSSSKLNSHKRIHRGDSP, via the exons ATGGCCTGGAGGACATGGCAGGAGTCCTCAGCCCAG GACCACGCAGAAGAGAGACCCTTCAAGTGTCCTGaatgtgggaagagcttcagaagCAGTTCGAACCTCATCCGccaccagcgcatccacacaggagagagacccttTAAGTGCCCTGaatgtgggaagagcttcagaagcagctctgaccTCATTGTCCACCATCGCATCCACACAGGGGAGAGGCCTTTTAAGTGTCCGGAGTGCCCGAAGAGCTTTAAAAGCAGTGCTCACCTCACCTCccaccagcgcatccacacaggagagagacccttTAAGTGCCAAGAATGTGAGAAGACCTTCAAATGCAGTTCCCACCTCATCCACCACCAGTACATCCACACGGGAGAGAGACCCTTTAAGTGccctgagtgtgggaagagcttcagtAGCAGTTCAAATCTCACTGACCACCGGCGCATCCACACGGGGGAGAGACGTTTTAAGTGccctgagtgtgggaagagcttcagcaGCAGTTCCAACGTCATTATCCACCAGCGCGTCCACACCGGAGAGAGACCCTTCAAGTGCTCTGAGTGCGGGAAGAGCTTTAAGAGCAGTTCCACCCTCATCAAccaccagcgcatccacacGGAGGAGAGACCCTTCCAGTGccctgagtgtgggaagagcttcaaaagcagttctgacCTCCTTGTCCACCTGCGCGTCCACACGGGATACAAACCTTACAAGTGCTcagagtgtgggaagagcttcaaaagaaGCTCTGAATTGAAGTGCCACCGCCGTATCCACACAGGGGAGAGACCCTTTGAGTGCTCCGAGTGCGGGAAGAGCTTCAGCAGCACTTCCAGCCTCAGTTACCACCAGCacatccacacaggagagagaccttACCAGTGCTCCGAGTGCGAGAAGAGCTTCAAAACCTCTTCGTACCTCACTGTCCACCAACGaatccacacaggagagagaccctaccagtgctgtgagtgtgggaagagcttcagcagcagctctaaACTCAACTCCCACAAGCGCATCCACAGAGGAGACAGTCCATGA
- the LOC125685944 gene encoding zinc finger protein ZFP2-like isoform X5 — MAAAHPSQDHAEERPFKCPECGKSFRSSSNLIRHQRIHTGERPFKCPECGKSFRSSSDLIVHHRIHTGERPFKCPECPKSFKSSAHLTSHQRIHTGERPFKCQECEKTFKCSSHLIHHQYIHTGERPFKCPECGKSFSSSSNLTDHRRIHTGERRFKCPECGKSFSSSSNVIIHQRVHTGERPFKCSECGKSFKSSSTLINHQRIHTEERPFQCPECGKSFKSSSDLLVHLRVHTGYKPYKCSECGKSFKRSSELKCHRRIHTGERPFECSECGKSFSSTSSLSYHQHIHTGERPYQCSECEKSFKTSSYLTVHQRIHTGERPYQCCECGKSFSSSSKLNSHKRIHRGDSP; from the exons ATGGCCGCAGCGCATCCATCTCAG GACCACGCAGAAGAGAGACCCTTCAAGTGTCCTGaatgtgggaagagcttcagaagCAGTTCGAACCTCATCCGccaccagcgcatccacacaggagagagacccttTAAGTGCCCTGaatgtgggaagagcttcagaagcagctctgaccTCATTGTCCACCATCGCATCCACACAGGGGAGAGGCCTTTTAAGTGTCCGGAGTGCCCGAAGAGCTTTAAAAGCAGTGCTCACCTCACCTCccaccagcgcatccacacaggagagagacccttTAAGTGCCAAGAATGTGAGAAGACCTTCAAATGCAGTTCCCACCTCATCCACCACCAGTACATCCACACGGGAGAGAGACCCTTTAAGTGccctgagtgtgggaagagcttcagtAGCAGTTCAAATCTCACTGACCACCGGCGCATCCACACGGGGGAGAGACGTTTTAAGTGccctgagtgtgggaagagcttcagcaGCAGTTCCAACGTCATTATCCACCAGCGCGTCCACACCGGAGAGAGACCCTTCAAGTGCTCTGAGTGCGGGAAGAGCTTTAAGAGCAGTTCCACCCTCATCAAccaccagcgcatccacacGGAGGAGAGACCCTTCCAGTGccctgagtgtgggaagagcttcaaaagcagttctgacCTCCTTGTCCACCTGCGCGTCCACACGGGATACAAACCTTACAAGTGCTcagagtgtgggaagagcttcaaaagaaGCTCTGAATTGAAGTGCCACCGCCGTATCCACACAGGGGAGAGACCCTTTGAGTGCTCCGAGTGCGGGAAGAGCTTCAGCAGCACTTCCAGCCTCAGTTACCACCAGCacatccacacaggagagagaccttACCAGTGCTCCGAGTGCGAGAAGAGCTTCAAAACCTCTTCGTACCTCACTGTCCACCAACGaatccacacaggagagagaccctaccagtgctgtgagtgtgggaagagcttcagcagcagctctaaACTCAACTCCCACAAGCGCATCCACAGAGGAGACAGTCCATGA
- the LOC125685944 gene encoding zinc finger protein ZFP2-like isoform X3, with the protein MAWRTWQESSAQQDHAEERPFKCPECGKSFRSSSNLIRHQRIHTGERPFKCPECGKSFRSSSDLIVHHRIHTGERPFKCPECPKSFKSSAHLTSHQRIHTGERPFKCQECEKTFKCSSHLIHHQYIHTGERPFKCPECGKSFSSSSNLTDHRRIHTGERRFKCPECGKSFSSSSNVIIHQRVHTGERPFKCSECGKSFKSSSTLINHQRIHTEERPFQCPECGKSFKSSSDLLVHLRVHTGYKPYKCSECGKSFKRSSELKCHRRIHTGERPFECSECGKSFSSTSSLSYHQHIHTGERPYQCSECEKSFKTSSYLTVHQRIHTGERPYQCCECGKSFSSSSKLNSHKRIHRGDSP; encoded by the exons ATGGCCTGGAGGACATGGCAGGAGTCCTCAGCCCAG CAGGACCACGCAGAAGAGAGACCCTTCAAGTGTCCTGaatgtgggaagagcttcagaagCAGTTCGAACCTCATCCGccaccagcgcatccacacaggagagagacccttTAAGTGCCCTGaatgtgggaagagcttcagaagcagctctgaccTCATTGTCCACCATCGCATCCACACAGGGGAGAGGCCTTTTAAGTGTCCGGAGTGCCCGAAGAGCTTTAAAAGCAGTGCTCACCTCACCTCccaccagcgcatccacacaggagagagacccttTAAGTGCCAAGAATGTGAGAAGACCTTCAAATGCAGTTCCCACCTCATCCACCACCAGTACATCCACACGGGAGAGAGACCCTTTAAGTGccctgagtgtgggaagagcttcagtAGCAGTTCAAATCTCACTGACCACCGGCGCATCCACACGGGGGAGAGACGTTTTAAGTGccctgagtgtgggaagagcttcagcaGCAGTTCCAACGTCATTATCCACCAGCGCGTCCACACCGGAGAGAGACCCTTCAAGTGCTCTGAGTGCGGGAAGAGCTTTAAGAGCAGTTCCACCCTCATCAAccaccagcgcatccacacGGAGGAGAGACCCTTCCAGTGccctgagtgtgggaagagcttcaaaagcagttctgacCTCCTTGTCCACCTGCGCGTCCACACGGGATACAAACCTTACAAGTGCTcagagtgtgggaagagcttcaaaagaaGCTCTGAATTGAAGTGCCACCGCCGTATCCACACAGGGGAGAGACCCTTTGAGTGCTCCGAGTGCGGGAAGAGCTTCAGCAGCACTTCCAGCCTCAGTTACCACCAGCacatccacacaggagagagaccttACCAGTGCTCCGAGTGCGAGAAGAGCTTCAAAACCTCTTCGTACCTCACTGTCCACCAACGaatccacacaggagagagaccctaccagtgctgtgagtgtgggaagagcttcagcagcagctctaaACTCAACTCCCACAAGCGCATCCACAGAGGAGACAGTCCATGA
- the LOC125685944 gene encoding zinc finger protein 501-like isoform X1, with translation MAGVLSPAGDRMTAIEEVLQKCDVAKWQWGSALVGKARRDVQGGLEQGEHLKKQQGNPQGEIVRNLLDCSTGQKQPEDARSKEVCQEKRQNPSAECGNSLKRNSGLVNRQSIHIGDIRFKCLGCEKRNIKGCNLLIHQQDHAEERPFKCPECGKSFRSSSNLIRHQRIHTGERPFKCPECGKSFRSSSDLIVHHRIHTGERPFKCPECPKSFKSSAHLTSHQRIHTGERPFKCQECEKTFKCSSHLIHHQYIHTGERPFKCPECGKSFSSSSNLTDHRRIHTGERRFKCPECGKSFSSSSNVIIHQRVHTGERPFKCSECGKSFKSSSTLINHQRIHTEERPFQCPECGKSFKSSSDLLVHLRVHTGYKPYKCSECGKSFKRSSELKCHRRIHTGERPFECSECGKSFSSTSSLSYHQHIHTGERPYQCSECEKSFKTSSYLTVHQRIHTGERPYQCCECGKSFSSSSKLNSHKRIHRGDSP, from the exons ATGGCAGGAGTCCTCAGCCCAG CAGGGGATAGGATGACAGCTATAGAGGAGGTCCTGCAGAAGTGTGATGTGGCCAAATGGCAGTGGGGCAGTGCCTTGGTGGGAAAAGCCAGAAGGGATGTGCAAGGGGGcctggagcagggagagcaCCTGAAGAAGCAACAGGGAAACCCTCAGGGAGAGATTGTGAGGAACCTCCTGGACTGCAGCACAGGTCAAAAGCAGCCTGAAGATGCAAGGAGCAAGGAAGTGTGCCAGGAGAAAAGGCAGAACCCAAGTGCTGAGTGTGGGAACAGCCTGAAAAGGAACTCTGGCCTTGTTAACCGCCAGAGCATCCACATAGGAGACATTCGGTTTAAATGCCTTGGGTGTGAAAAGAGGAACATAAAAGGTTGCAACTTGCTTATCCACCAGCAGGACCACGCAGAAGAGAGACCCTTCAAGTGTCCTGaatgtgggaagagcttcagaagCAGTTCGAACCTCATCCGccaccagcgcatccacacaggagagagacccttTAAGTGCCCTGaatgtgggaagagcttcagaagcagctctgaccTCATTGTCCACCATCGCATCCACACAGGGGAGAGGCCTTTTAAGTGTCCGGAGTGCCCGAAGAGCTTTAAAAGCAGTGCTCACCTCACCTCccaccagcgcatccacacaggagagagacccttTAAGTGCCAAGAATGTGAGAAGACCTTCAAATGCAGTTCCCACCTCATCCACCACCAGTACATCCACACGGGAGAGAGACCCTTTAAGTGccctgagtgtgggaagagcttcagtAGCAGTTCAAATCTCACTGACCACCGGCGCATCCACACGGGGGAGAGACGTTTTAAGTGccctgagtgtgggaagagcttcagcaGCAGTTCCAACGTCATTATCCACCAGCGCGTCCACACCGGAGAGAGACCCTTCAAGTGCTCTGAGTGCGGGAAGAGCTTTAAGAGCAGTTCCACCCTCATCAAccaccagcgcatccacacGGAGGAGAGACCCTTCCAGTGccctgagtgtgggaagagcttcaaaagcagttctgacCTCCTTGTCCACCTGCGCGTCCACACGGGATACAAACCTTACAAGTGCTcagagtgtgggaagagcttcaaaagaaGCTCTGAATTGAAGTGCCACCGCCGTATCCACACAGGGGAGAGACCCTTTGAGTGCTCCGAGTGCGGGAAGAGCTTCAGCAGCACTTCCAGCCTCAGTTACCACCAGCacatccacacaggagagagaccttACCAGTGCTCCGAGTGCGAGAAGAGCTTCAAAACCTCTTCGTACCTCACTGTCCACCAACGaatccacacaggagagagaccctaccagtgctgtgagtgtgggaagagcttcagcagcagctctaaACTCAACTCCCACAAGCGCATCCACAGAGGAGACAGTCCATGA
- the LOC125685944 gene encoding zinc finger protein 501-like isoform X2 — translation MAGVLSPGDRMTAIEEVLQKCDVAKWQWGSALVGKARRDVQGGLEQGEHLKKQQGNPQGEIVRNLLDCSTGQKQPEDARSKEVCQEKRQNPSAECGNSLKRNSGLVNRQSIHIGDIRFKCLGCEKRNIKGCNLLIHQQDHAEERPFKCPECGKSFRSSSNLIRHQRIHTGERPFKCPECGKSFRSSSDLIVHHRIHTGERPFKCPECPKSFKSSAHLTSHQRIHTGERPFKCQECEKTFKCSSHLIHHQYIHTGERPFKCPECGKSFSSSSNLTDHRRIHTGERRFKCPECGKSFSSSSNVIIHQRVHTGERPFKCSECGKSFKSSSTLINHQRIHTEERPFQCPECGKSFKSSSDLLVHLRVHTGYKPYKCSECGKSFKRSSELKCHRRIHTGERPFECSECGKSFSSTSSLSYHQHIHTGERPYQCSECEKSFKTSSYLTVHQRIHTGERPYQCCECGKSFSSSSKLNSHKRIHRGDSP, via the exons ATGGCAGGAGTCCTCAGCCCAG GGGATAGGATGACAGCTATAGAGGAGGTCCTGCAGAAGTGTGATGTGGCCAAATGGCAGTGGGGCAGTGCCTTGGTGGGAAAAGCCAGAAGGGATGTGCAAGGGGGcctggagcagggagagcaCCTGAAGAAGCAACAGGGAAACCCTCAGGGAGAGATTGTGAGGAACCTCCTGGACTGCAGCACAGGTCAAAAGCAGCCTGAAGATGCAAGGAGCAAGGAAGTGTGCCAGGAGAAAAGGCAGAACCCAAGTGCTGAGTGTGGGAACAGCCTGAAAAGGAACTCTGGCCTTGTTAACCGCCAGAGCATCCACATAGGAGACATTCGGTTTAAATGCCTTGGGTGTGAAAAGAGGAACATAAAAGGTTGCAACTTGCTTATCCACCAGCAGGACCACGCAGAAGAGAGACCCTTCAAGTGTCCTGaatgtgggaagagcttcagaagCAGTTCGAACCTCATCCGccaccagcgcatccacacaggagagagacccttTAAGTGCCCTGaatgtgggaagagcttcagaagcagctctgaccTCATTGTCCACCATCGCATCCACACAGGGGAGAGGCCTTTTAAGTGTCCGGAGTGCCCGAAGAGCTTTAAAAGCAGTGCTCACCTCACCTCccaccagcgcatccacacaggagagagacccttTAAGTGCCAAGAATGTGAGAAGACCTTCAAATGCAGTTCCCACCTCATCCACCACCAGTACATCCACACGGGAGAGAGACCCTTTAAGTGccctgagtgtgggaagagcttcagtAGCAGTTCAAATCTCACTGACCACCGGCGCATCCACACGGGGGAGAGACGTTTTAAGTGccctgagtgtgggaagagcttcagcaGCAGTTCCAACGTCATTATCCACCAGCGCGTCCACACCGGAGAGAGACCCTTCAAGTGCTCTGAGTGCGGGAAGAGCTTTAAGAGCAGTTCCACCCTCATCAAccaccagcgcatccacacGGAGGAGAGACCCTTCCAGTGccctgagtgtgggaagagcttcaaaagcagttctgacCTCCTTGTCCACCTGCGCGTCCACACGGGATACAAACCTTACAAGTGCTcagagtgtgggaagagcttcaaaagaaGCTCTGAATTGAAGTGCCACCGCCGTATCCACACAGGGGAGAGACCCTTTGAGTGCTCCGAGTGCGGGAAGAGCTTCAGCAGCACTTCCAGCCTCAGTTACCACCAGCacatccacacaggagagagaccttACCAGTGCTCCGAGTGCGAGAAGAGCTTCAAAACCTCTTCGTACCTCACTGTCCACCAACGaatccacacaggagagagaccctaccagtgctgtgagtgtgggaagagcttcagcagcagctctaaACTCAACTCCCACAAGCGCATCCACAGAGGAGACAGTCCATGA